The genomic segment taatattttttcgaaaaagacccaaataaaatatctgtctcacaaaaaacaacacgtgagaccgtctcacacaagtttttctctcaaaaactATACTAGACAAAagataaattatataatataagaatgataaatttatttatatatattataacatGATGATTTGTTTGAGGGAAGCTCGTATACTAAATTAGctagtatttttaaatataaataaaaaagtgaacaaataatcaaaatcaattatttaaaaaattgatcaCTGAATGAAagatcattaaaaaaaattaaattgtaAATAAAACAAACTTCAGTAGTGGTTAACTTTAAGTTTAGTTAAATATTTTGGAGTGCTATGCAATTATTGAAACTTGATTTGGGTCAGACCCGGTTTGTTTATATACGGGAAGCGTACTTGGTCATCTCATTTTAACGGGAAAGGTACTGCTTCTTCCTCTCACTCGCTCATACTTTTGAATTCATGCTATTTATTTGGTTTTCTGCTTAATTCTTGTGTTACATGAGATTCTCTTCATGCTATTTCTTTGTTTTTCTGCTTAATTCCTGTGTTACATGAGATTCTCTATGCGAGATAGCGGAGGTGTAGATAGCGTCATCATATCTGTTAATGGATGTAAActgtttgataaaatgtttgaattaGTTTTATGGGCCGCACTGATAATTGTCTTGGATTTTCTCATCTCCCTGCTGTAGATTTTGTAGGCCAATTAATATTAGCCTTCCCAGGGGCATTTTTGTGATCCCCGCTCATTTATGTGATTCGGGTTTGCACGAGTTCAGCTGGATCGATCAGTTTTTTCCCCCTTTTTTATGCTTTGGTTTCTGTCGGTTGTGAGTTTTATGTTAATTTAGATGTGGTCTTATCGGGTGTTAGTAAATATCGTTAAACATTATATATATGGCTGATCTAAGATatgaaaattgaaatttatgAATTTGTTTGTCTATATGATGTTTGAAAGTTGTTTGAATCAATCAATTTGTATGAGGTAAATTCGGGTTCTAAAACTGGTTGTGTGTTTTCACATAGTTAACAAAATGATGAATATTATGGCGTCACTCCAGAGAAGGTTGAGCATCCGGGATTTGATCACTAGCACTCCCGTCTATAATTCTGCCAGTGGTATGATTTTGCTCTTGCTTTTTTGTAATAGCGGCTCATTTACTTTGCATTGCTATATATGGTGAATAATTATCCGATTTGTACTATTCAGATGTATCTGGAGAGGGATTAAGCTTAATTTTCAGGCGTTGGGCTACTAAAAAGACGGCAGGATCTACAAAAAATGGCCGTGACTCACTTCCCAAAAGTCTCGGGGTTAAGAAATTTGGTGGAGAGGTGAGCATCAGAGCATGAAATGGCGAAGGATCTTTATTACTGAATTATGCATGCAAATCTTAATAACAAGGAGTCCCCCTCAATTATTCAAACCTAAGGCATCTGTGTAAAAATATAAGCTTTTAATTATAACCTTGGATTAAATTTATGGTTCAGCTGAAAATAACATTTATTTAACCATCCCTTTcttctaattgaatttatagGTCTTTTAAACTACAAAATTAGTGACAAGCGCCACATGAGATATTGGATATTTGGATGTGTGAGTGCATAAATCTCTAGTTCTTGAACTAAGTAAGGATACAAG from the Primulina eburnea isolate SZY01 chromosome 3, ASM2296580v1, whole genome shotgun sequence genome contains:
- the LOC140826998 gene encoding uncharacterized protein isoform X1, which encodes MRFSMRDSGVNKMMNIMASLQRRLSIRDLITSTPVYNSASDVSGEGLSLIFRRWATKKTAGSTKNGRDSLPKSLGVKKFGGERVIPGNIIVRQRGTRFHPGNYVGIGKDHTLYALKEGCVKFERQKLTGRKWVHVEPKEGHEIHPVYLGAGAASKMKTTS